In a single window of the Flavobacteriales bacterium genome:
- a CDS encoding type II toxin-antitoxin system mRNA interferase toxin, RelE/StbE family — MVTEIIWSDDAKVELEVIYADLLNYTKSKQNALSVINDIVSHVEGIKYPEQYQIDEIIGDSYRRLIVRNFRITYQIVSNHTIRVLGITSTYMDH; from the coding sequence TTGGTAACTGAAATCATTTGGTCTGATGATGCTAAGGTCGAATTAGAGGTGATTTACGCTGATTTACTTAATTATACAAAATCAAAACAGAATGCCTTGAGCGTAATTAATGACATTGTATCCCATGTGGAAGGAATTAAATATCCAGAACAATATCAGATTGACGAAATAATTGGAGATTCTTATCGTAGGCTAATCGTTAGGAATTTCAGAATAACTTATCAAATAGTAAGCAATCATACGATTCGAGTTTTGGGAATCACCTCTACCTATATGGATCATTAA
- a CDS encoding NADP-dependent isocitrate dehydrogenase translates to MAKIIYTKTDEAPALATYSFLPIVKAFTQSAGIEIETRDISLAGRILAVFPDFLKEDQKVNDALAELGALAKTPEANIIKLPNISASIPQLKAAIKELQDQGFALPSYPDEPSNDTEKEIKSRYDKIKGSAVNPVLREGNSDRRAPKAVKNYAKNNPHSMGAWSSDSKSHVASMSEGDFYGSEKSLTIANDTDAKIQFVSTTGNTEVLKVSTPLLAGEIIDASVMSMSNLRTFIAQQIEEAKKEGVLFSVHMKATMMKVSDPIIFGAIVEEFYKDVFEKHAQLFEEIGVEPNNGIGNLYGKLEDLPVDKKAEILADIEAQYANRPALAMVNSDKGITNLHVPSDVIIDASMPAMIRTSGQMWNAEGKTQDTKAIIPDRSYSGIYQATIDFCKKHGAFDPTTMGSVSNVGLMAQKAEEYGSHDKTFQMKEAGTVQVIDASGTILIEQTVGKGDLFRMCQVKDLPIQDWVKLAVNRARATGVPAVFWLDKNRAHDAEIIKKVNQYLPDHNTDGLTIEILAPVEATAYSLERIIKGEDTISVTGNVLRDYLTDLFPILELGTSAKMLSIVPLMNGGGLFETGAGGSAPKHVQQFNEENYLRWDSLGEFLALEVSLEHYAETNNTPKANVLANALGEANSKFLLEDKSPTRRLGGIDNRGSHFYLAMYWAEALANQEQDAELKAKFAPIVAKMEEKEATIVKEMIDAQGSKNAIGGYYNPNDTLAEKAMRPSSSLNTILETI, encoded by the coding sequence ATGGCAAAAATTATTTATACAAAAACGGACGAAGCACCAGCTTTGGCGACCTATTCTTTTTTACCTATTGTAAAAGCATTTACTCAGTCTGCAGGAATCGAAATAGAAACTAGAGATATTTCTTTAGCGGGAAGAATTTTGGCAGTATTTCCAGATTTTTTAAAGGAAGACCAAAAAGTAAATGATGCGCTTGCAGAACTTGGAGCATTGGCAAAAACTCCAGAGGCCAATATCATTAAATTACCAAATATTTCAGCTTCTATTCCACAGCTAAAAGCAGCGATAAAGGAATTGCAGGATCAAGGTTTTGCTTTGCCAAGCTACCCAGATGAGCCAAGTAATGATACAGAAAAAGAGATCAAATCTCGTTATGATAAAATAAAAGGTTCTGCGGTAAACCCAGTTCTTCGTGAAGGAAACTCAGACCGTAGAGCTCCAAAAGCTGTAAAAAATTACGCAAAAAATAATCCACACTCAATGGGAGCTTGGTCATCAGACTCTAAGTCTCATGTGGCTTCTATGTCAGAGGGTGATTTCTATGGATCTGAAAAATCATTGACCATAGCCAATGATACGGATGCAAAAATTCAATTTGTTTCTACCACAGGAAACACAGAAGTGCTAAAGGTTTCCACACCTTTATTAGCGGGAGAAATTATTGATGCTTCAGTAATGAGTATGAGTAATTTGAGAACTTTTATTGCTCAGCAGATTGAAGAAGCAAAAAAAGAAGGAGTTCTTTTCTCTGTTCACATGAAAGCTACTATGATGAAGGTTTCTGATCCAATTATCTTTGGAGCAATTGTAGAGGAGTTTTATAAAGATGTTTTTGAAAAACATGCCCAACTTTTTGAAGAAATAGGAGTAGAGCCTAATAATGGAATAGGGAATCTCTACGGAAAATTAGAAGACCTTCCAGTAGATAAAAAAGCAGAGATTTTAGCCGATATTGAAGCTCAATACGCAAATCGTCCAGCTTTAGCAATGGTAAATTCAGATAAAGGAATTACCAATCTTCATGTACCTTCAGATGTAATTATTGATGCTTCTATGCCTGCAATGATTCGTACGTCGGGACAAATGTGGAATGCTGAAGGGAAAACACAAGATACTAAGGCAATTATTCCAGATCGTTCTTATTCTGGAATTTATCAAGCAACAATCGATTTTTGTAAAAAACATGGAGCATTTGACCCTACCACTATGGGATCAGTGTCCAATGTAGGATTGATGGCTCAAAAAGCAGAAGAATACGGTTCTCATGACAAAACATTCCAAATGAAGGAAGCAGGAACGGTTCAAGTAATTGATGCTTCAGGGACAATCTTAATAGAGCAAACTGTAGGAAAAGGGGATCTCTTTAGAATGTGTCAAGTAAAAGACTTGCCTATTCAAGATTGGGTAAAATTAGCAGTTAATCGTGCAAGAGCTACAGGAGTTCCTGCTGTTTTCTGGTTAGACAAAAACAGAGCTCACGATGCCGAAATCATCAAAAAAGTAAATCAATACCTTCCAGATCATAATACCGATGGTTTAACAATAGAAATTTTAGCCCCAGTGGAGGCTACAGCATATTCGTTGGAAAGAATCATCAAAGGAGAAGATACTATTTCGGTAACAGGAAATGTTCTTAGAGATTATTTAACAGATTTGTTCCCTATTCTAGAACTCGGAACATCGGCAAAAATGCTCTCTATTGTTCCATTGATGAATGGAGGAGGGCTTTTTGAAACAGGAGCAGGAGGATCGGCACCTAAGCACGTTCAGCAATTCAATGAGGAAAACTATTTGCGTTGGGATTCATTAGGGGAGTTTTTAGCTTTAGAAGTTTCTTTAGAGCACTATGCCGAGACTAATAACACCCCAAAAGCAAACGTACTAGCCAATGCTTTAGGAGAGGCCAATTCAAAATTCTTATTGGAAGATAAATCTCCAACGAGAAGATTGGGAGGAATAGATAACCGTGGTTCTCATTTCTATTTAGCTATGTATTGGGCAGAAGCTTTGGCAAACCAAGAGCAAGACGCGGAGTTAAAAGCAAAATTTGCACCCATTGTAGCGAAGATGGAAGAAAAAGAAGCGACTATCGTAAAAGAAATGATTGATGCTCAAGGATCAAAAAATGCTATTGGAGGATATTATAATCCTAATGATACATTGGCTGAAAAAGCCATGCGTCCTTCTAGTAGTTTAAACACTATTTTGGAGACGATCTAA
- a CDS encoding PfkB family carbohydrate kinase, producing the protein MNLLVVGSVAFDQIETPFGKTDKILGGAGTYIALASSNFVEGANIVSVVGEDFPTEHIEMLKKHKANVEGLQIIKGGKTFFWSGKYHLDMNSRDTLITELNVLGEFDPIIPDSYQGAEYLMLGNLSPQVQKSVIDRLEKRPKLIAMDTMNFWMDIAWDELLETISMVDVLTINDEEARQLSGEYSLVKAAKKILTMGPKYLIIKKGEHGALLFDKEMNMFFCPALPLEEVFDPTGAGDTFAGGFISYMAKVDDINFENMKKAIVYGSALASLTVEKFGTEMLENLSKEALNARISEFQKLIKVQVELID; encoded by the coding sequence ATGAATTTATTAGTTGTTGGTTCTGTGGCATTTGACCAAATTGAAACACCATTTGGAAAAACAGACAAAATTTTAGGCGGTGCAGGTACTTATATTGCTTTAGCTTCTTCAAACTTTGTAGAAGGTGCAAATATTGTATCAGTAGTGGGAGAAGATTTCCCTACTGAGCACATCGAAATGCTCAAAAAACATAAAGCAAATGTAGAAGGTTTGCAAATTATTAAAGGTGGGAAGACATTCTTTTGGAGTGGGAAATATCATCTTGATATGAACTCTAGAGACACTTTGATTACCGAACTAAACGTTTTGGGAGAATTTGACCCTATTATTCCAGATAGTTATCAAGGTGCCGAGTATTTAATGCTAGGTAATTTATCTCCTCAGGTTCAAAAATCGGTAATTGATCGTCTTGAAAAACGCCCAAAACTGATTGCTATGGATACCATGAACTTTTGGATGGACATTGCCTGGGATGAACTTTTGGAAACCATTTCTATGGTAGATGTACTTACCATTAATGATGAAGAAGCTCGTCAACTATCAGGTGAGTATAGCCTCGTAAAAGCAGCTAAAAAAATCCTTACTATGGGACCCAAATACCTCATCATAAAGAAAGGGGAGCATGGTGCTTTATTATTCGATAAGGAAATGAATATGTTCTTCTGCCCTGCCCTTCCTCTTGAAGAAGTTTTTGACCCTACAGGTGCTGGAGATACTTTTGCTGGAGGATTTATTTCTTATATGGCAAAGGTAGATGATATCAATTTTGAGAATATGAAAAAGGCGATTGTTTACGGTTCTGCTTTGGCTTCACTAACGGTAGAAAAATTCGGAACAGAAATGTTAGAAAATCTTTCTAAAGAAGCTTTAAATGCTAGAATTAGTGAATTCCAAAAGCTTATTAAAGTTCAAGTGGAATTGATTGATTAA